gagccagaattttgaatctcAACTGATGTTTATCGGGAACTGGTGTTTGATTAAAAAATATTGAGGGCAGATGTTTAAACAAAAGTTTAAATGTTATTTTATATTAGGCTTAACATGGGCAGACCTTTCCCtcagcagacctttgcatcttaaATGTGGGCCAACTTagaattttaaagtctttaaatATTAgcctttatgatgtaataatgacataagaaaagccttgttggacatgctctcaagctgacacatcagcttttcttatgtcacttggatttctccttttatagaaagtatagatagatgtGTTTCATATGGAAATTAACACCTCCAGAATTGATAGCACTCATGGAACTTAGGGCTTTCTAACAATCTATAATGTCGTTTTAATTTATAACGCATGTAAAATGTATGATCAGTAATGGTTAATATCTTCTTTTAGACTGGAAGGTATGTGGGCCGGCTTAGGCCCGGCctggcccggcgccggacccccacaccgcccccctttGGCCCGGCTCGTCCAAACTGACTCCCACACGACGCATACGACGGAGCTCAATTTCAAAATATAGCCGTTGAACGGCTAGtgcatttaattaaaaaaatatatttccCCTTTTCTATAAAACACTCTCATTTTATACCATTTTTCAACATTTTCTCCCCACTTTCAACCCAAAACACTCTCATTTTTATAccattcttttataaaaaaatatcttTTCACCCACAATGCCATCTAATTCTCGATGGTCCTCGTCTTCGGAGGAGGAAGAGGAGATGTTTTACACAAACGCTGTGCTAAGGGCGGCTCAGATTATTATGTAGGAGGAAGAGGAAGACGTCTCGTCTGAAAGCGTTATTACCAGGCGACTACGGATTAATAGAGACCGCCAAggtttatcattaataaattttaTTATCCTTATTCCTTATTTCCttgtatttatatttttttacgaCAGGAGCGCACGAGAAATTGGTGAACGATTATTTTTCGGATGCACCCCTTTACAATGCCGAGATTTTCAAACGCAGGTTCCGAATGAGTCGCCGGTTATTCACACGCATTGCTGATGATTTAGCGGGGCTAGACCCGTTTTTCACGCGACAACCCGATGCTCGTGGTTATGAAGGGTTCAGCACGTTACAAAAGTGTACtgcggccattcgccaactggcGTACGGGACAGTGGCCAACGCTTTGGACGAGTACTTACAGATGTCGGCAAGAACTATGCGGGAATGTTTGTATCGGTTTTGCCATAATGTGGTGAAACTGTATAGCAAAAAATATTTGCGGAAACCAAACGCGTATGATGTTCAACAGTTGTACCAAGCTCATGAAGCACGACACGGGTTTTCGGGAATGCTCGGTAGCATTGATTGTATGCGTTGGGCGTGGCAGAACTGCCCGAATGCGTGGCGAGGCCAATATACACGAGGTGATCACGACCATCCAACCTTAATACTTGAGGCCGTGGCGTCACAAGATTTGTGGGTCTGGCATTCTTTCTTTGGTCTCCCTGGTTCACTTAACGACCTCAACGTGCTATACCAATTGGCGATCTT
This is a stretch of genomic DNA from Helianthus annuus cultivar XRQ/B chromosome 16, HanXRQr2.0-SUNRISE, whole genome shotgun sequence. It encodes these proteins:
- the LOC110919015 gene encoding uncharacterized protein LOC110919015; translation: MSRRLFTRIADDLAGLDPFFTRQPDARGYEGFSTLQKCTAAIRQLAYGTVANALDEYLQMSARTMRECLYRFCHNVVKLYSKKYLRKPNAYDVQQLYQAHEARHGFSGMLGSIDCMRWAWQNCPNAWRGQYTRGDHDHPTLILEAVASQDLWVWHSFFGLPGSLNDLNVLYQLAIFSDVVNGTGPDISFTVSGVEYRRGYYLADGIYPSYSTIVKTIPYPEDEKRNKFAKRQEAARKDIERCFGVLQKNGPSLNNRHVRSHRRGCAFVCALAFCSIT